ACTCAAAACTGAGCATTTCTCCTGCGGAGACGCTGCGCGAACAAAACTCAGAATTAGTACGATACGAACTAACGGTTGCTCCTATTCTCCCAAACGAAAGGCAAATCCTCGAAAGTGCGATCGCCCTAAGCTCGTTTTCGCGCCAGTGTCAAGCCATCGGCAATGGGCACAAGGCTAAGGTCAATCCGCTCATCAGCGTAAAGTTTGGCATTCAGGGCGCGAATATTGTTCGTTCGGTTGTCCATTTCCTGGGGATCCGCGACCCGCCCCGACCACAGCACATTGTCAATCGCGATTAATCCCCCAGGACGTACCAACTGGAGCGATCGCTCGTAGTAATCGTCATAGCCGGACTTATCCGCATCAATGAAAGCAAAATCGAACTGGTTGGACTGTCCCTCCGCGATGAGCTGATCTAGTGTTTTAACGGCAGGCGCGATCCGGAGATCAATTTTGTGAGCCACACCCGCCCGTTCCCAATAGCGACGGGCAATCGCCGTATAGTCTTCGCTAACATCACAGGCTATTATCTGTCCATCGGGTGGCAGGGCTAGGGCAACCACTAAGGAACTATAGCCTGTAAAAACGCCAATTTCCAAAGTCTTCTTGGCACCGATCAGCTTGACCAGCATTGCCATGAATTGCCCCTGCTCCGGTGCAATCTGCATCTGACGCATAGGATGGTGGGTCGTTTCCTCCCGAAGTTGACGCAAAACCTCCGGTTCGCGCACGGAAACAGACAGAAGGTAATCATAAAGGCGATCATCCACGGTCAGCGTTTTGTTAGACATAGATTCCCGATTCCCGAACAAGAAATAGCACCTGTTTTTCTACGATACGTCACTACACGCATGAATTTCTCCGGGTTGGTTGCTAAACAGCGTTTTTCTGAGAGACGAGGATCTGTCCTAGTCCTGGATCAGACCAACAGCATTCTCCTTTGCGGGTAAGAGATCATGTAACCCTCGGCGATC
Above is a window of Synechococcales cyanobacterium T60_A2020_003 DNA encoding:
- a CDS encoding class I SAM-dependent methyltransferase, with the translated sequence MSNKTLTVDDRLYDYLLSVSVREPEVLRQLREETTHHPMRQMQIAPEQGQFMAMLVKLIGAKKTLEIGVFTGYSSLVVALALPPDGQIIACDVSEDYTAIARRYWERAGVAHKIDLRIAPAVKTLDQLIAEGQSNQFDFAFIDADKSGYDDYYERSLQLVRPGGLIAIDNVLWSGRVADPQEMDNRTNNIRALNAKLYADERIDLSLVPIADGLTLARKRA